In Streptomyces sp. NBC_00483, a single window of DNA contains:
- a CDS encoding rhamnogalacturonan acetylesterase, which produces MSAGGLAPAHAASGASPASGLDHCTGTAPVNCHFDVAPGQYDVRVTLGGAEAGSTSISGEARRALLAETPTAAGRTAHRSFTVDVRTPEGEPTGPTGTEGLDLTFAGSSPLLASIQIKKARATTPRVFLLGDSTVCDQAADPYTGWGQELPQFLKRGVSVANYADSGESSVTYLQNPALFPAVEPQLRRGGLALIQLAHNDKTTDAATYRANLKTLVDRVRARGARPVLVTPIVRRWFNADGTLNNDMALLVNGLGVNHPAVVRELAATERVPLIDLTALTKARVEELGPEASKALYLYDEKRDNTHTSVRGATEFAQFVRNELREQGLVRDELVR; this is translated from the coding sequence GTGTCCGCCGGTGGGCTCGCGCCCGCCCACGCCGCTTCCGGGGCCTCCCCGGCTTCCGGCCTCGACCACTGCACCGGAACCGCGCCCGTGAACTGCCACTTCGATGTGGCTCCCGGACAGTACGACGTGCGCGTCACGCTGGGCGGTGCCGAAGCGGGCAGTACGTCGATATCCGGCGAGGCCCGCCGCGCCCTGCTCGCCGAGACACCGACGGCCGCAGGCCGGACGGCCCACCGCTCCTTCACGGTCGACGTCCGCACCCCGGAAGGCGAGCCCACGGGCCCCACCGGCACGGAAGGCCTCGACCTCACCTTCGCCGGATCGTCCCCGCTCCTTGCATCGATTCAGATCAAGAAGGCACGCGCCACCACCCCACGCGTCTTCCTCCTCGGCGACTCGACGGTGTGCGACCAGGCGGCGGACCCGTACACGGGCTGGGGCCAGGAGCTGCCGCAGTTCCTCAAGCGGGGCGTGAGTGTCGCCAACTACGCGGACAGCGGCGAGAGTTCAGTGACATACCTCCAGAACCCCGCCCTCTTCCCGGCCGTCGAACCGCAGCTCCGCCGCGGCGGCCTGGCCCTGATCCAGCTCGCCCACAACGACAAGACCACCGACGCGGCGACGTACCGGGCCAACCTCAAGACCCTCGTCGACCGTGTCCGGGCGCGGGGCGCCCGCCCGGTCCTCGTGACGCCGATCGTGCGCCGCTGGTTCAACGCGGACGGAACCCTGAACAACGACATGGCCCTCCTCGTGAACGGCCTCGGCGTCAACCACCCTGCTGTCGTGCGGGAGTTGGCGGCGACGGAGCGGGTCCCCCTGATCGACCTGACGGCGCTGACGAAGGCGCGCGTGGAGGAGCTGGGCCCGGAGGCCTCGAAGGCGCTCTACCTCTACGACGAGAAGCGCGACAACACGCACACGTCGGTGCGCGGCGCCACGGAGTTCGCGCAGTTCGTCCGGAACGAACTGCGCGAACAGGGCCTTGTGCGGGATGAGTTGGTCCGCTGA
- a CDS encoding serine hydrolase domain-containing protein, with protein MSGIEVYGSVADGFEEVREEFAAAVAEETAEPGAQLAAYVQGRPVVDLWAGDDIDGSTLLPVYSNSKGAAHLVVALLVQEGVLDLDRQVVSYWPEFVGGGKERLTLRELIAHRSGLIGVDGGFTLEELADDRVVAARLAGQRPFWEPGTAYGYHALTIGALTGEVVRRATGRTLQEVYEERIRAPHGLDLWLGLPEAEEARLQPTRPMAPTPEQQALLDANRPSPEGLLPVAFNRAADPSFAIIDYANSRTVRALGPASGGGVGTARGLARLYAAALSGVDGAPALLKPETIAEFTERRWTGPDAVTGDPDHFTLGFETEGVRYPALGATAFGHAGAAGSEALADPRTGLAYGYTRRRFAFPGCPAPENQRLVAAVARAAEESMR; from the coding sequence ATGAGCGGCATCGAGGTGTACGGAAGCGTCGCGGACGGCTTCGAGGAGGTCCGTGAGGAGTTCGCCGCGGCGGTCGCCGAGGAGACGGCCGAGCCGGGCGCGCAGCTGGCGGCGTACGTCCAGGGGCGGCCCGTCGTCGACCTGTGGGCCGGTGACGACATCGACGGGTCGACGCTGCTGCCCGTCTACTCCAACAGCAAGGGCGCCGCACATCTGGTGGTCGCGCTGCTCGTGCAGGAGGGCGTGCTCGATCTGGATCGCCAAGTGGTGTCCTACTGGCCCGAGTTCGTGGGCGGGGGCAAGGAGCGGCTGACGCTGCGCGAGCTGATCGCGCACCGTTCGGGCCTGATCGGTGTGGACGGCGGGTTCACGCTGGAGGAGCTGGCGGACGACCGTGTCGTCGCCGCCCGTCTCGCCGGGCAGCGGCCGTTCTGGGAGCCGGGGACGGCGTACGGCTATCACGCGCTGACCATCGGGGCCCTGACGGGTGAGGTGGTGCGCAGGGCGACGGGCCGCACGCTCCAGGAGGTCTACGAGGAGCGGATCCGGGCGCCGCACGGCCTCGACCTGTGGCTGGGGCTCCCGGAGGCCGAGGAGGCGCGGCTCCAGCCGACGCGGCCGATGGCGCCGACGCCCGAGCAACAGGCACTCCTGGACGCGAACCGGCCCTCGCCCGAGGGCCTCCTCCCCGTCGCGTTCAACCGGGCCGCCGACCCGTCCTTCGCCATCATCGACTACGCCAACTCCCGTACGGTGCGCGCCCTCGGGCCGGCCTCCGGTGGCGGCGTGGGCACCGCGCGGGGCCTCGCCCGGCTGTACGCGGCGGCGCTCAGCGGGGTCGACGGGGCGCCGGCGCTGCTGAAGCCGGAGACGATCGCGGAGTTCACGGAGCGCCGCTGGACGGGCCCCGACGCGGTGACGGGCGATCCGGACCACTTCACGCTCGGTTTCGAGACGGAGGGGGTGCGCTACCCGGCCTTGGGGGCCACCGCGTTCGGCCACGCCGGGGCCGCGGGCTCCGAGGCGCTCGCGGACCCGCGCACCGGCCTGGCCTACGGCTACACCCGCCGCCGCTTCGCCTTCCCGGGCTGCCCGGCACCGGAGAACCAGCGACTCGTCGCGGCGGTGGCGCGGGCGGCCGAGGAGAGCATGCGCTGA
- a CDS encoding Cmx/CmrA family chloramphenicol efflux MFS transporter, translating to MPLAVYVLGLGIFTQGTSEFMLSGLLPDMAADLGVSIPDAGLLISAFALGMVVGAPLLAVATLRLPRRATLVGLQVVFVAAHVVGALAPGYGLLFATRVIGALAYAGFWAVAVATAVSLVPASAKSRAVAVVAGGLTLATIVGVPAGTILSQHASWRAAFWAVAAATVVSAVSTVLALPADRAAKGGAEGARSVRAELRGMARPALWLSYAITAFTFGAVIVTFSYLASLLTDVTGIRDAWVPVLLALFGAGGLLGLVIGGRTAQVAPLATLGWGLGALAVISGLLAVAAHTAVVVVALVFALGVAGYVTNPALQSRVFTLVPAAPTLVGATNTAAFNVGNTLAPLLGGLAIDAGLGYASVAWVGAALAAVGLVGVLWAVRLERRAESFVPVLQNS from the coding sequence ATGCCACTCGCCGTCTACGTCCTGGGGCTCGGCATCTTCACGCAGGGCACGTCCGAGTTCATGCTCTCCGGGCTGCTCCCGGACATGGCCGCCGACCTGGGGGTGTCGATCCCCGACGCGGGGCTGCTCATCTCGGCCTTCGCGCTCGGCATGGTCGTCGGTGCGCCGCTGCTCGCCGTGGCGACGCTGCGCCTGCCGCGCCGCGCCACGCTCGTCGGGCTCCAGGTGGTGTTCGTGGCGGCGCACGTCGTCGGCGCGCTCGCCCCCGGGTACGGGCTGCTGTTCGCGACCCGGGTGATCGGTGCCCTCGCATACGCCGGGTTCTGGGCCGTCGCCGTGGCCACCGCCGTCAGCCTCGTGCCCGCGAGCGCCAAGAGCCGTGCGGTCGCCGTGGTCGCGGGCGGCCTCACTCTCGCCACGATCGTGGGCGTCCCCGCCGGAACCATCCTGAGCCAGCACGCCAGTTGGCGCGCCGCGTTCTGGGCGGTGGCCGCGGCGACCGTGGTCAGTGCGGTCAGTACCGTCCTCGCGCTACCGGCCGACCGGGCCGCGAAGGGCGGCGCGGAGGGGGCTCGCTCGGTCCGTGCGGAGCTGCGCGGCATGGCCCGCCCCGCCCTCTGGCTCTCCTACGCCATCACCGCCTTCACCTTCGGCGCGGTCATCGTGACCTTCAGCTATCTGGCGTCGCTGCTCACCGACGTCACCGGGATCCGCGACGCCTGGGTGCCCGTACTGCTCGCGCTCTTCGGCGCGGGCGGACTGCTCGGCCTCGTCATCGGCGGCCGCACCGCGCAGGTCGCCCCGCTGGCCACGCTCGGCTGGGGGCTCGGGGCCCTCGCCGTGATCTCGGGGCTGCTCGCGGTGGCCGCGCACACGGCGGTCGTGGTCGTCGCCCTCGTCTTCGCGCTCGGCGTGGCCGGATACGTCACCAACCCTGCTCTCCAGTCCCGCGTGTTCACGCTCGTGCCCGCCGCGCCCACCCTCGTCGGCGCCACCAACACGGCCGCGTTCAACGTCGGCAACACCCTCGCCCCGCTCCTCGGCGGGCTCGCGATCGACGCGGGCCTCGGGTACGCGTCCGTGGCGTGGGTGGGAGCGGCGCTCGCGGCGGTGGGTCTGGTGGGCGTGCTGTGGGCAGTCCGCCTGGAGCGTCGAGCCGAGAGTTTTGTACCAGTGCTCCAAAACTCGTAG
- a CDS encoding TetR/AcrR family transcriptional regulator — protein sequence MARPRQFDEERVIGAAMDTFWRHGYEGTSTRDLCDSTGLGPSSLYNTFGGKRQLYLRALERYHDTATAEQMEILAGPGSAGRRLRALMVHAVDTDLAAAEADPHGCFAINAAIEAAAHDPDVKQVVRRTFDRVEGAIRTVVAAGQGAGEFRTDIDTRTLARQVQSAYYGLRVLSRAQDRRTLLSTIRATLTTLSAPPERAGATAAP from the coding sequence ATGGCGAGGCCACGGCAGTTCGACGAGGAGCGGGTCATCGGCGCGGCGATGGACACGTTCTGGCGGCACGGGTACGAGGGGACGTCCACGCGCGACCTGTGCGACAGCACCGGGCTCGGCCCCTCCAGCCTCTACAACACCTTCGGCGGCAAGCGGCAGTTGTACCTGCGCGCCCTGGAGCGCTACCACGACACCGCCACCGCCGAGCAGATGGAGATCCTCGCCGGGCCCGGTTCGGCGGGCCGGCGGCTGCGCGCCCTGATGGTGCACGCCGTCGACACCGACCTCGCCGCCGCGGAGGCGGACCCGCACGGCTGCTTCGCGATCAACGCCGCGATCGAGGCGGCGGCGCACGACCCCGACGTCAAGCAGGTGGTGCGCCGCACCTTCGACCGGGTCGAGGGCGCGATCCGGACGGTCGTCGCGGCGGGGCAGGGCGCGGGCGAGTTCCGCACGGACATCGACACGCGCACCCTGGCCCGCCAGGTGCAGAGCGCGTACTACGGCCTACGGGTACTGAGCCGGGCCCAGGACCGCCGCACCCTCCTGTCGACGATCCGGGCCACGCTGACCACGCTGAGCGCGCCCCCGGAGAGGGCCGGGGCTACGGCCGCACCGTGA
- a CDS encoding NADP-dependent oxidoreductase: protein MSDENTTTMKAISQDTLGAPEVLQEVEVPRPKPGIGQIVVAVHAAGLNPTDYKHRSSGLFLGEPPFVLGWDVSGVVEAVGLGVALFKPGDEVLGMLPYPYGAGSHAEYVAGPARAFVPKPAGLSHVEAGALPLVGLTAWQALVDIAQVAPGQRVLVQAAAGGVGHVAVQIAKERGAYVIGTASAAKHEFVRGLGADEVVDYRTTDVAAEVRDIDIVLDTLGGEDRLRSLDVLKPGGILVSLLPGQFGDVAARAAELGVRATDMLVEHDQAGMRAVTELVESGKLKVHVADTYPLAEAAKAHAEGDTGRVTGKLVLTVRP, encoded by the coding sequence ATGAGCGACGAGAACACCACCACCATGAAGGCCATCAGCCAGGACACCCTCGGGGCGCCCGAGGTGCTCCAGGAAGTCGAGGTTCCGCGCCCGAAGCCGGGCATCGGGCAGATCGTGGTCGCCGTGCACGCGGCGGGCCTCAACCCCACCGACTACAAGCACCGCAGCTCCGGGCTCTTCCTGGGCGAGCCGCCGTTCGTGCTCGGCTGGGACGTGTCCGGGGTCGTCGAGGCCGTGGGTCTCGGCGTCGCCCTGTTCAAGCCGGGCGACGAGGTGCTCGGCATGCTGCCGTATCCGTACGGGGCCGGCTCGCACGCCGAGTACGTGGCCGGGCCCGCCCGCGCCTTCGTGCCGAAGCCCGCGGGGCTGAGCCATGTCGAGGCGGGTGCGCTGCCGCTCGTCGGGCTCACCGCCTGGCAGGCCCTGGTCGACATCGCCCAAGTGGCGCCGGGACAGCGGGTGTTGGTGCAGGCCGCGGCCGGCGGCGTGGGGCATGTGGCGGTGCAGATCGCCAAGGAACGCGGCGCGTACGTCATCGGGACGGCGTCGGCCGCCAAGCACGAGTTCGTACGGGGCCTTGGCGCGGACGAGGTCGTCGACTACCGCACCACGGACGTCGCGGCCGAGGTCCGTGACATCGACATCGTGCTCGACACCCTGGGCGGCGAGGACCGGCTGCGCTCCCTGGACGTGCTGAAGCCGGGCGGCATTCTCGTCTCACTGCTGCCGGGGCAGTTCGGGGACGTCGCGGCGCGCGCCGCCGAGCTCGGGGTGCGAGCGACGGACATGCTCGTCGAGCACGATCAGGCGGGGATGCGGGCCGTCACCGAACTCGTCGAGTCGGGCAAGCTCAAGGTGCACGTGGCGGACACGTACCCGCTGGCCGAGGCCGCCAAGGCGCACGCGGAGGGTGACACGGGGCGGGTGACCGGGAAGCTCGTGCTCACGGTGCGGCCGTAG
- a CDS encoding GlxA family transcriptional regulator, with amino-acid sequence MTGLGAESPLARHEGPPHRVVVLALDGVYPFELGIPKRVFGSAGDAYEVVTCAATSTRTVRTDADFTITVAHGPEALETADTVIVPPYDMSRIAEPLPAAERAALARIRPGARTVSICTGAFALAEAGMLDGRRATTHWSLADRFRRMFPYVALDPDVLFVEDGDVLTSAGAASGLDVCLHLVRSDHGSALANFVAKCCVVPPWREGGQAQYIEQPVPDEGETGTAPARAWALERLDRPLALRELAAHARMSPRTFARRFQEETGTSPGRWLILQRVHRARHLLESTDLPVDRIAAEVGFATGTSLRQHLHATIGVTPQAYRRTFRAGPVGAT; translated from the coding sequence ATGACTGGATTGGGTGCCGAATCTCCCCTCGCCCGGCACGAGGGCCCGCCCCACCGCGTGGTCGTGCTCGCGCTCGACGGGGTCTACCCCTTCGAGCTCGGCATCCCGAAGCGGGTCTTCGGCTCGGCGGGCGACGCCTACGAGGTCGTGACCTGCGCCGCGACATCGACCCGCACCGTACGCACGGACGCCGACTTCACGATCACCGTCGCGCACGGCCCGGAGGCCCTGGAGACCGCGGACACCGTGATCGTCCCGCCGTACGACATGTCCCGCATCGCCGAGCCGCTGCCCGCCGCCGAACGGGCCGCGCTCGCCCGCATCAGGCCCGGCGCCCGTACCGTCTCCATCTGCACGGGAGCGTTCGCGCTGGCCGAGGCCGGCATGCTCGACGGCCGGCGCGCCACCACGCACTGGTCGCTCGCGGACCGCTTCCGCCGGATGTTCCCGTACGTCGCCCTGGACCCGGACGTGCTGTTCGTCGAGGACGGCGACGTACTGACGTCCGCGGGCGCGGCCTCCGGCCTCGACGTCTGCCTGCACCTGGTGCGCTCCGACCACGGCAGCGCCCTCGCCAACTTCGTGGCCAAGTGCTGCGTCGTCCCGCCGTGGCGCGAGGGCGGCCAGGCCCAGTACATCGAGCAGCCCGTCCCCGACGAGGGCGAGACCGGCACCGCGCCCGCCCGCGCCTGGGCCCTGGAGCGGCTCGACCGGCCACTCGCCCTGCGGGAGCTGGCCGCGCACGCCCGGATGAGCCCGCGCACGTTCGCCCGCCGCTTCCAGGAGGAGACCGGCACGAGCCCCGGCCGCTGGCTGATCCTGCAGCGCGTGCACCGCGCCCGCCATCTCCTGGAATCCACGGACCTCCCGGTGGACCGCATCGCGGCGGAGGTCGGCTTCGCCACCGGCACGTCCCTGCGCCAGCACCTGCACGCCACCATCGGGGTCACCCCGCAGGCGTACCGCCGCACGTTCAGGGCGGGGCCGGTGGGGGCGACGTGA
- a CDS encoding NAD(+) synthase, translating to MNFRSIYSHGFARVASCTGHAAIADPRTNAEAVLRQGRRCAEDGVAVALFPEMGLCGYSIEDLVLQDPVLDEVEEALADIVTGSADLLPVLVVGAPLRHRNRIYNCAVVVHRGRILGVAPKSYLPTYREFYEKRQIAAGDDERGGTIRIRGTEVPFGTDLLFAAEDVPGLVLHAEICEDMWVPVPPSAEAALAGATVLLNLSGSPITVGRAEDRKLLCRSASARCLSAYVYAAAGAGESTTDLSWDGQTMIYENGVLLAETDRFPLGDQYAVADIDLDLLRQERQRMGTFDDNRRTHAARTGDFRRVDFHLDPPTSTDLGLKRRVERFPFVPADAERLAQDCYEAYNIQVSGLVQRLGAIGGPKIVIGVSGGLDSTHALIVAARAMDRAGRPRTDILAFTMPGFATGEYTKSNAHALMKSLGVTAAELDITDTARLMLKEMDHPFSQGEPAYDVTFENVQAGLRTDYLFRLANQRGGIVLGTGDLSELALGWCTYGVGDQMSHYNVNGGVPKTLIQHLIRWVVSSDQFGDEAGRILTAILDTEISPELVPGEELQSTESKIGPYALHDFTLYYVLRYGFRPSKIAFLAWHAWRDVEAGAWPPGFPEEDRGAYDLAEIKHWLEYFCRRFFQFAQFKRSAMPNGPKVSAGGSLSPRGDWRAPSDSNARVWLRDLERWEWPEGA from the coding sequence GTGAACTTCCGGTCGATCTACAGTCACGGTTTCGCGCGGGTCGCCTCGTGCACCGGCCACGCCGCCATCGCCGACCCGCGCACCAACGCGGAGGCCGTCCTGCGGCAGGGCCGCCGCTGCGCAGAGGACGGCGTCGCCGTCGCCCTCTTCCCCGAGATGGGCCTGTGCGGCTACTCCATCGAGGACCTGGTGCTCCAGGACCCGGTCCTGGACGAGGTGGAGGAGGCACTCGCCGACATCGTCACCGGCTCCGCCGACCTCCTGCCGGTCCTCGTGGTCGGCGCCCCGCTGCGCCACCGCAACCGCATCTACAACTGCGCGGTCGTCGTGCACCGCGGCCGGATCCTCGGCGTGGCCCCCAAGTCGTACCTCCCCACCTACCGGGAGTTCTACGAGAAGCGCCAGATCGCGGCGGGCGACGACGAGCGCGGCGGCACGATCCGGATCCGCGGCACCGAGGTCCCCTTCGGCACGGACCTCCTCTTCGCGGCCGAGGACGTCCCCGGCCTGGTCCTGCACGCGGAGATCTGCGAGGACATGTGGGTCCCTGTCCCGCCCAGCGCGGAGGCCGCCCTCGCCGGCGCGACCGTCCTGCTCAACCTCTCCGGCAGCCCGATCACAGTCGGCCGCGCCGAGGACCGCAAGCTGCTGTGCCGCTCGGCGTCGGCCCGCTGCCTGAGCGCCTACGTGTACGCGGCGGCCGGAGCGGGAGAGTCCACCACGGACCTCTCGTGGGACGGCCAGACCATGATCTACGAGAACGGTGTCCTGCTCGCAGAGACCGACCGCTTCCCGCTCGGCGACCAGTACGCCGTCGCCGACATCGACCTCGACCTGCTGCGCCAGGAGCGCCAGCGGATGGGCACGTTCGACGACAACCGTCGCACACACGCCGCGCGCACCGGCGACTTCCGCCGGGTGGACTTCCACCTGGACCCGCCCACGAGCACCGACCTGGGCCTCAAGCGCCGCGTCGAGCGCTTCCCGTTCGTCCCGGCGGACGCCGAGCGCCTCGCCCAGGACTGCTACGAGGCGTACAACATCCAGGTCTCCGGCCTGGTCCAGCGGCTCGGCGCGATCGGCGGCCCGAAGATCGTCATCGGCGTCTCCGGCGGCCTCGACTCCACGCACGCCCTGATCGTCGCGGCCCGCGCGATGGACCGGGCGGGCCGCCCGCGCACCGACATCCTCGCCTTTACGATGCCGGGCTTCGCGACGGGCGAGTACACCAAGTCCAACGCGCACGCGCTCATGAAGTCGCTCGGCGTCACGGCCGCCGAACTGGACATCACCGACACGGCCCGCCTGATGCTCAAGGAGATGGACCACCCGTTCTCGCAGGGCGAGCCGGCGTACGACGTCACCTTCGAGAACGTCCAGGCGGGCCTGCGCACCGACTACCTGTTCCGCCTCGCCAACCAGCGCGGCGGCATCGTCCTCGGCACCGGCGACCTGTCCGAGCTGGCGCTCGGCTGGTGCACGTACGGCGTCGGCGACCAGATGAGCCACTACAACGTCAACGGCGGCGTACCCAAGACGCTCATCCAGCACCTCATCCGCTGGGTCGTGAGCAGCGACCAGTTCGGCGACGAGGCCGGGAGGATCCTCACCGCGATCCTCGACACGGAGATCAGCCCGGAGCTGGTCCCCGGCGAGGAACTGCAGTCCACCGAGTCGAAGATCGGCCCGTACGCGCTGCACGACTTCACGCTCTACTACGTGCTGCGGTACGGCTTCCGCCCCTCCAAGATCGCGTTCCTGGCGTGGCACGCCTGGCGGGACGTGGAGGCCGGCGCCTGGCCGCCCGGCTTCCCGGAGGAGGACCGCGGCGCGTACGACCTCGCGGAGATCAAGCACTGGCTGGAGTACTTCTGCCGCCGCTTCTTCCAGTTCGCGCAGTTCAAGCGGTCCGCGATGCCGAACGGCCCGAAGGTCTCGGCCGGCGGCTCGCTCTCGCCGCGCGGCGACTGGCGCGCCCCGTCGGACAGCAACGCGCGGGTGTGGCTGAGGGATCTGGAGCGGTGGGAGTGGCCGGAGGGGGCGTGA
- a CDS encoding effector-associated constant component EACC1, producing MEIRFSVPQGVGDTGGEGGEGAKELASLRDWLEDDDELRSAGARVESAYADRPGAMGDVLEWVGVACGAASLAIDVTHSVRAWWRSRGHDGEITFVVRGEDVDRIRGLLHDAGLRDGDRDGDSDRDGESDRDGGASR from the coding sequence GTGGAGATCAGGTTCTCGGTACCGCAGGGCGTGGGGGACACAGGGGGAGAGGGCGGAGAGGGCGCCAAGGAACTCGCGTCGCTCCGGGACTGGCTGGAGGACGACGACGAGCTGCGCTCCGCGGGAGCGCGCGTCGAGAGCGCGTACGCGGACCGGCCCGGCGCGATGGGCGACGTACTCGAATGGGTCGGCGTCGCCTGCGGTGCGGCGTCCCTGGCGATCGACGTGACGCACAGCGTGCGCGCCTGGTGGCGCAGCCGCGGCCACGACGGGGAGATCACGTTCGTCGTGCGGGGCGAGGACGTCGACCGGATCCGCGGGCTGCTGCACGATGCCGGCCTGAGAGATGGCGACCGTGACGGCGACAGCGACCGCGATGGCGAGAGTGACCGTGACGGCGGAGCCTCCCGATGA
- a CDS encoding caspase, EACC1-associated type, whose product MTQAEGPARNGARRADPGSAEPQRIGPQRGDPQRVGARRIDPEKSACLLIGVNDYRHDTMERLDSVEHNLRRLRDVLTDPDIGGFPDERVQVLPNPVAARDVTVAIEVAGRLAAEDTLIVYYAGHGVREGEDNRLFLTLPGTERGQPETCVDTMYVRKAINRSPAPRTVLILDCCYSAQWARDSRMSGGESGADLAARSVRDLKGLYLMASSPHNRASHAPDPDRCSVFTGALVDVLEQGDPDPGAGETVTLKDIYQRVRTRVEEWVAEQDRSDAAAPLCTDENGLGEYAFVRNAARRPVQAPPPAPVPPPKRGRLAIGIAIGLVLGLTAGFGIPYLQDRLDEPPPKPHKEARGPCSARAALLDHSDALDKTEVDNEPVAGLSGLAYAPDESRLAYAVADNDAVRIFPIRFGSPDALAPVAQRARTLRAAGGGPLSGWFDAEAVAVEKDGGTALVAGETEPTIRRFDLRTGRQKGEPLPIPEVFEIYPKGAATAGRTIEAMALSPSDKYLFVAVEAPLAGDGDERGRNLMRIQRYERRTDGTFEPDAQFAYRGDEGLGLADLVAVSDTRLLALERQYVAGLGNSVHVKDLSLAEAQDVTDKKQLYRAPADVFIAGRALFDLARCPEGSPGEVSGAGNPQSNELLDNVEGMTLGDSIKNGPYKGRRHLLLVSDDNRNKAQTTRLYSFAVRL is encoded by the coding sequence ATGACGCAGGCCGAGGGCCCCGCGAGAAACGGGGCGCGCCGCGCGGACCCGGGGAGCGCAGAGCCGCAGCGCATCGGCCCGCAACGCGGGGACCCGCAGCGCGTCGGTGCGCGGCGCATCGACCCGGAGAAGTCGGCCTGCCTGCTGATCGGGGTCAACGACTACCGGCACGACACGATGGAGCGCCTCGACAGCGTCGAGCACAACCTGCGGCGACTGCGGGACGTGCTGACCGACCCGGACATCGGCGGCTTCCCCGACGAGCGCGTCCAGGTCCTGCCCAATCCCGTCGCGGCCCGCGACGTGACCGTGGCGATCGAGGTCGCGGGCCGGCTCGCCGCCGAGGACACGCTCATCGTCTACTACGCGGGCCACGGCGTGCGCGAGGGCGAGGACAACCGGCTGTTCCTGACGCTGCCCGGCACGGAGCGGGGCCAGCCGGAGACCTGCGTCGACACCATGTACGTACGCAAGGCCATCAACCGGTCGCCCGCTCCCCGGACCGTGCTCATCCTGGACTGCTGCTACAGCGCCCAGTGGGCCAGGGACAGCCGGATGTCCGGGGGAGAGAGCGGCGCCGACCTCGCTGCGCGCTCCGTCCGCGACCTCAAGGGCCTCTACCTGATGGCCTCTTCGCCGCACAACCGCGCCTCGCACGCGCCCGACCCGGACCGCTGCTCGGTCTTCACCGGCGCCCTCGTCGACGTGCTCGAACAGGGCGACCCGGACCCCGGCGCGGGCGAGACGGTCACCCTGAAGGACATCTACCAGCGGGTGCGGACGCGCGTCGAGGAGTGGGTGGCCGAGCAGGACCGCAGCGACGCGGCGGCCCCGCTGTGCACGGACGAGAACGGGCTGGGGGAGTACGCCTTCGTCCGCAACGCCGCCCGCCGCCCCGTCCAGGCCCCGCCCCCGGCGCCGGTGCCGCCGCCGAAGCGGGGCCGCCTCGCCATCGGCATCGCGATCGGCCTGGTGCTCGGTCTCACCGCAGGATTCGGCATCCCCTACCTCCAGGACCGGCTGGACGAACCGCCTCCCAAGCCCCACAAAGAGGCGCGCGGCCCCTGCTCCGCGCGTGCGGCCCTGCTCGACCACTCCGACGCGCTCGACAAGACGGAGGTCGACAACGAGCCGGTGGCGGGGCTGTCCGGACTCGCGTACGCGCCGGACGAGTCGAGGCTGGCGTACGCGGTGGCCGACAACGACGCCGTGCGGATCTTCCCGATCAGGTTCGGCTCGCCCGACGCGCTGGCACCGGTGGCCCAGCGGGCGCGCACCCTGCGCGCGGCCGGGGGCGGCCCGCTGAGCGGCTGGTTCGACGCCGAGGCCGTCGCCGTGGAGAAGGACGGCGGCACGGCGCTCGTGGCGGGCGAGACCGAACCCACCATCCGCCGGTTCGACCTGCGCACGGGCCGCCAGAAGGGGGAACCGCTGCCGATCCCCGAGGTCTTCGAGATCTACCCGAAGGGCGCCGCGACGGCGGGCCGCACCATCGAGGCCATGGCGCTGTCGCCGAGCGACAAGTACCTGTTCGTGGCGGTGGAGGCCCCGCTCGCCGGGGACGGCGACGAACGCGGCCGCAACCTCATGCGCATCCAGCGCTACGAGCGGCGCACCGACGGCACCTTCGAACCCGACGCCCAGTTCGCCTACCGCGGCGACGAGGGCCTCGGCCTCGCCGACCTCGTGGCGGTCTCCGACACCCGGCTGCTCGCCCTGGAACGGCAGTACGTGGCCGGGCTCGGGAACTCGGTGCACGTCAAGGACCTCTCGCTGGCCGAGGCCCAGGACGTGACCGACAAGAAGCAGCTCTACAGGGCGCCCGCCGACGTCTTCATCGCGGGCCGCGCCCTCTTCGACCTGGCCCGTTGCCCCGAAGGCAGCCCCGGCGAGGTGAGCGGCGCCGGGAACCCCCAGTCGAACGAGCTCCTGGACAACGTGGAGGGCATGACCCTCGGCGACTCCATCAAGAACGGACCGTACAAGGGCCGCAGACACCTGCTCCTCGTCTCGGACGACAACCGCAACAAGGCGCAGACGACGCGGCTCTACTCCTTCGCGGTGAGACTCTGA